The Chryseobacterium indicum genome includes a window with the following:
- a CDS encoding helix-turn-helix domain-containing protein — translation MNDFLIGIGKRLKDIRKKNNLTINELAFRANVSNGLVSRIENGRTIPSLPVLLDLIQSLEIDASYFFEGVEKKSNAKFIYLPKENQQLIEKEVEAEGFKYMHIFSKSLHSLGFEAVLLTLEPNAKREKVITDAWEFKYILKGEVKYLIDNEEVILKEGDSLYFNGKFPHVPVSISNESCIMLVLYFYSG, via the coding sequence ATGAATGATTTTTTAATAGGCATTGGAAAAAGACTGAAAGACATCAGAAAAAAAAATAATTTAACCATTAACGAATTAGCTTTCAGAGCCAATGTAAGCAACGGACTTGTTTCCAGAATAGAAAACGGCAGAACGATTCCTTCGCTTCCCGTGCTGTTGGATTTAATCCAGTCTCTGGAAATTGATGCAAGTTACTTTTTTGAAGGGGTTGAGAAAAAATCAAATGCCAAATTCATTTATCTGCCTAAAGAAAACCAGCAGCTTATTGAAAAAGAAGTGGAAGCCGAAGGGTTTAAATACATGCATATCTTCAGCAAAAGCCTTCATTCTTTAGGTTTTGAAGCGGTTTTGCTTACGCTTGAACCCAATGCCAAAAGAGAAAAAGTAATTACCGATGCATGGGAATTCAAATATATTCTGAAAGGAGAAGTGAAATATCTGATCGATAATGAAGAAGTGATATTAAAAGAAGGAGACTCCCTTTATTTTAACGGAAAATTCCCGCACGTTCCGGTGAGCATCAGTAATGAAAGCTGCATTATGTTGGTTTTATATTTTTACTCAGGATAA
- a CDS encoding TonB-dependent receptor encodes MEPIIKKSLFPLFACCSIFISAQQQIVTGIVSDHNQPLPGAAVKITGSSKIIMTDLEGKFSVNDLKPGHYDLQISYIGFENQNITIDLKSQQTMDLGMISMLQKQKNIDEVIVTGSLKNSEARALNLQKNAINISNVIASDGIGKLPDRNAAETVQRVQGVSIERDQGEGRFVSLRGLPPFWASTTINGNRLPTAEEETTSRATAFDFFPTELISYVHVNKSFTPDMEADGIGGGVNFITKTPPMKTEFKATLGSGYNAKSDKGVYNIGLLYGGRTKDKKFGYLFNFAHFIRNWSTDNFEARRSGDEGVFRLELRDYNGVRKTTGINTAFEYVLSPKTTFYLKGMYGTLSDDETHYKHRIRFDKFSSANNTARVELQNIHNRLITELTSVSLGAVHQLNKGKIDWDLSYYDNKFKYGNIPDKQNNSYFVIKYTQSGVGIDPAYIANHGIGSRAYWKADGGKLDYKDPDALFGFYSDPNFKMDSSRMRFTDLEFYKVFVEEKDKIVAAFNHEINVSDRLTLKYGFKYRDKERNARFSDIFYNWNNGTAPLLSDFGQYITSQANGSQYLSEMNIHIGNTFGPVLSTSGMDQFWLQNQGNLKINTADSEALEYNKALGRNFDVFEKHADAYGMGTYKVNDKITILGGIRLSYTNTKVKGYNVINNTLVAVENTKKYLAVLPMLHVKYAVNDKINLRFAATRTFSRPNFGDLTPGGTYSEADNEFKGGNPNLNPTYSLNFDLMGEYYFSNVGILSGGVFYKSITDPIFQDSFIGNYNGINGVQFTAPNNGKAASLSGIELGINRRFDFLPGFLQYFGTQLNATFMDSEMVKPSGRKVKLPYQAKELYNIQLFFEKKGFNARLAYNYKGKYAVEYAEEDIDDSYYGKYSSLDFGGSYQFTKHLMLYADVNNILNKPLIYHFGKDETRPEQVEYYGVRCNLGIKFNF; translated from the coding sequence ATGGAGCCGATAATAAAAAAATCTCTATTCCCTCTTTTTGCCTGTTGCAGTATTTTCATCTCCGCCCAGCAACAGATCGTCACAGGAATTGTTTCAGACCATAACCAGCCGCTTCCGGGAGCTGCCGTGAAGATTACGGGAAGCTCAAAAATCATCATGACCGATTTAGAAGGAAAGTTTTCCGTCAATGATCTGAAACCGGGGCATTATGACCTGCAGATCTCTTATATTGGTTTTGAAAATCAGAATATTACTATAGATCTGAAGTCTCAGCAGACTATGGATCTGGGAATGATCTCCATGCTTCAGAAACAGAAAAACATTGATGAAGTCATCGTTACCGGATCTCTGAAAAACAGCGAAGCAAGAGCTTTAAATCTTCAGAAAAACGCAATCAATATTTCCAACGTTATTGCTTCCGACGGAATCGGGAAATTACCCGACCGAAATGCTGCGGAAACCGTTCAGCGTGTACAGGGAGTTTCCATAGAGAGAGATCAGGGCGAAGGAAGATTTGTTTCTCTGAGAGGATTGCCGCCATTCTGGGCTTCAACAACCATCAACGGAAACAGGCTTCCGACTGCGGAAGAGGAAACCACTTCCAGAGCAACCGCTTTCGATTTTTTTCCGACGGAACTTATCTCTTATGTTCATGTAAATAAATCTTTCACTCCCGATATGGAAGCCGACGGAATCGGAGGCGGCGTGAATTTCATTACGAAAACACCGCCCATGAAAACCGAGTTCAAAGCAACACTGGGAAGCGGTTACAATGCTAAATCTGATAAAGGAGTCTACAACATAGGACTGCTTTACGGCGGAAGAACAAAGGATAAAAAATTCGGGTATTTATTCAATTTTGCACACTTCATCCGAAACTGGTCTACCGATAATTTTGAAGCGAGAAGAAGCGGAGACGAAGGTGTTTTCAGGTTAGAGCTTCGGGATTACAACGGGGTGAGAAAAACGACAGGAATCAACACGGCTTTTGAATATGTGCTGTCTCCAAAAACCACATTTTATCTCAAAGGAATGTACGGAACGCTGTCTGATGATGAAACGCACTACAAACACAGAATCCGTTTTGATAAATTCAGTTCCGCCAACAACACCGCAAGAGTGGAATTGCAGAACATCCATAACCGTCTGATTACAGAATTAACTTCGGTTTCTTTAGGCGCAGTTCACCAGTTAAACAAAGGAAAAATCGACTGGGATCTATCGTATTATGACAATAAATTCAAGTACGGAAACATTCCCGATAAACAGAACAACTCCTATTTTGTCATCAAGTATACCCAATCCGGAGTGGGAATCGATCCGGCTTATATTGCCAATCACGGAATCGGTTCGAGAGCTTACTGGAAAGCCGATGGCGGAAAATTAGACTATAAAGATCCGGATGCATTATTTGGATTCTACAGCGATCCCAATTTTAAAATGGATTCCTCCAGAATGAGATTTACCGATCTGGAATTTTACAAAGTCTTTGTTGAAGAAAAGGATAAGATTGTCGCTGCTTTTAACCATGAGATCAATGTTTCAGATCGTTTAACCTTAAAATACGGTTTCAAATACAGGGATAAAGAACGGAATGCCAGATTCTCCGATATTTTCTACAACTGGAACAACGGAACAGCACCACTTTTATCAGATTTTGGACAATATATTACGAGTCAGGCAAATGGTTCTCAGTATTTAAGCGAAATGAACATCCACATCGGGAATACGTTCGGCCCTGTTCTGTCGACATCGGGAATGGATCAGTTCTGGTTGCAGAATCAGGGAAATTTAAAGATCAATACAGCCGATTCGGAAGCTCTGGAATACAATAAAGCACTCGGAAGAAATTTCGATGTCTTTGAAAAACACGCCGATGCGTACGGAATGGGAACGTATAAAGTGAATGATAAGATCACTATTTTAGGAGGGATCAGATTATCATATACCAATACCAAAGTAAAAGGATATAACGTAATCAACAATACTCTTGTTGCTGTTGAAAATACAAAAAAATACCTTGCCGTTTTGCCGATGCTGCATGTTAAATACGCCGTAAATGATAAAATAAATCTGCGTTTTGCCGCTACGAGAACATTTTCCAGACCCAATTTCGGAGATTTAACGCCGGGAGGAACATACAGCGAAGCGGACAACGAATTCAAAGGCGGAAACCCGAATCTGAACCCGACCTATTCTTTGAATTTTGATCTGATGGGAGAATACTATTTTTCAAACGTAGGAATTCTGAGCGGGGGAGTATTCTATAAATCCATTACAGACCCGATTTTTCAGGATTCTTTCATCGGAAACTATAACGGAATAAACGGCGTACAGTTCACCGCACCGAACAACGGAAAAGCAGCTTCACTAAGCGGAATCGAATTGGGCATCAACAGAAGATTCGATTTTTTACCCGGTTTCCTGCAATACTTCGGAACACAGCTTAACGCCACTTTTATGGATTCTGAAATGGTAAAACCAAGCGGAAGGAAAGTAAAACTTCCTTATCAGGCAAAAGAATTATACAATATTCAGTTGTTTTTCGAGAAAAAAGGATTCAACGCAAGACTGGCGTACAATTACAAAGGAAAATATGCTGTGGAATATGCAGAGGAAGATATCGATGATTCTTATTACGGCAAATACAGCAGTCTGGATTTCGGAGGTTCTTATCAGTTTACCAAACATCTCATGTTATATGCAGACGTGAACAACATTCTGAATAAACCGCTTATTTACCATTTTGGCAAAGACGAAACCCGACCGGAACAGGTTGAATATTATGGGGTAAGATGCAATTTGGGAATAAAATTTAATTTCTAA
- a CDS encoding DUF5690 family protein has translation MIKAVNKKTAVTLKAAFAAFGVYFCMYGFRKPFTVASFEGLSYFGIDYKVLIIIAQVMGYFISKFLGIKFISELKPEKRIFYLFIFIAVAELALLGFAVIPAPYNILCMFINGIPLGMIWGIVFSYIEGRKTTEIIGLFLCSSFVVSSGFTKSAGKFLIDTFSVSEFWMPFSAGLLFIIPLLIFGLMLEKLPQPTEEDILLKNKREPLNKSERKKIIQQFLVPMVCITLLYVSLTVLRDFRDNFNREIWDNLHIRFSSSVFTLTEIPIAVMVLLILGFMVKIKNNRKAFAWYHYLLFGGILTVGFSTFLFESTIISPFLWMVLSGFGMYLCYIPFNGMYFDRMIAAFNIKGNVGFLIYLVDSFGYLGSVLILLYKNFGSPQTSWLNFYIRLNYIIVAIVLVSSFIALVAFRRKSGKNEINNQPYINFDPSKSI, from the coding sequence ATGATAAAAGCGGTCAATAAAAAAACAGCAGTAACCCTTAAAGCGGCTTTTGCGGCATTTGGAGTGTACTTTTGCATGTACGGTTTCCGGAAACCTTTTACGGTTGCCTCTTTCGAAGGACTTTCTTATTTCGGGATCGATTATAAAGTTTTGATAATCATTGCGCAGGTTATGGGATATTTTATCTCAAAGTTTCTTGGAATTAAGTTTATTTCAGAATTAAAGCCGGAAAAAAGGATCTTCTATTTATTCATCTTTATTGCAGTGGCAGAACTTGCTTTGCTGGGTTTTGCCGTCATTCCCGCTCCGTACAATATTCTCTGTATGTTCATTAACGGGATTCCACTCGGGATGATCTGGGGAATTGTGTTCTCTTATATTGAAGGAAGGAAAACAACAGAGATCATCGGATTGTTTTTGTGTTCGAGTTTTGTGGTTTCTTCAGGGTTTACAAAATCCGCAGGAAAGTTTTTAATTGATACTTTCTCTGTTTCAGAATTCTGGATGCCTTTTTCGGCAGGATTGTTATTCATCATTCCGTTGCTCATATTCGGACTGATGCTGGAAAAACTTCCGCAGCCTACGGAAGAAGACATTCTGTTAAAAAACAAAAGAGAGCCGCTTAATAAATCAGAAAGAAAAAAAATCATTCAGCAGTTTCTGGTTCCGATGGTCTGCATTACATTGTTGTATGTAAGTCTTACCGTTTTAAGGGACTTCAGAGATAATTTCAACCGCGAGATCTGGGATAATCTGCACATCAGATTCAGCAGCTCGGTCTTTACTTTAACGGAAATTCCGATTGCTGTTATGGTGCTTCTGATCTTAGGTTTTATGGTAAAGATCAAAAACAACAGAAAAGCTTTTGCCTGGTATCATTATCTTCTTTTTGGAGGGATTTTAACCGTAGGTTTTTCAACCTTTTTATTTGAAAGCACTATTATATCGCCTTTTTTATGGATGGTTCTTTCAGGTTTCGGAATGTACCTCTGCTATATCCCGTTCAACGGAATGTATTTCGACAGGATGATTGCTGCTTTCAATATCAAAGGAAATGTAGGATTTCTGATCTATCTCGTAGATTCTTTCGGGTATCTGGGAAGTGTTCTGATTCTGCTTTACAAAAATTTCGGCTCACCGCAGACTTCATGGCTGAATTTTTATATCCGGTTAAACTACATCATCGTAGCCATTGTGCTGGTTTCTTCCTTCATTGCATTGGTCGCATTCAGAAGAAAATCAGGAAAAAATGAAATCAATAACCAACCGTACATCAATTTCGATCCTTCGAAAAGTATATAA
- a CDS encoding TIGR03364 family FAD-dependent oxidoreductase — protein MTTKFDLIVVGGGILGTFHAYHALKKGLKVALIEKNSVPQGATVRNFGQVVPSGMDLKWQNFGRESLAMYNELQFQADLTVRKNGSVYIASNDEELQLINELHEINKNNHYKSVLLSKSECISKFDGLRSDYCKGGLFFPQELSVDSAEMIVKLHRFLQEKLKLEIFYNTTIVETHENDGECIAITAAGIALKASKIIICGGHEFKTLYPEVFNESDLEVSKLQMLQTKPQGIYALQGNILTGLSIRRYEAFEECPSFKKIKSLEDPNSFEKKYGVHILFKQALDGSVILGDSHEYADAKNADDLGFDLNMEIDEFMISEAKKIIDLPTYEIQRRWFGVYSQCKTKDIFEYSPSPNIHIVTGIGGKGMTGSGGFSKFNIDKIYA, from the coding sequence ATGACAACAAAATTTGATTTAATCGTTGTAGGAGGAGGCATTTTAGGAACATTTCATGCGTATCATGCGCTGAAAAAAGGGCTTAAAGTCGCTTTAATAGAGAAAAATTCGGTTCCTCAAGGAGCAACAGTAAGAAATTTCGGACAGGTCGTACCATCCGGAATGGATCTCAAATGGCAGAACTTCGGAAGAGAAAGTTTAGCCATGTATAACGAACTTCAGTTTCAGGCTGATTTAACGGTACGAAAAAACGGTTCGGTCTATATCGCATCCAATGACGAAGAGCTTCAGCTAATTAATGAGCTGCATGAAATCAATAAAAATAATCATTATAAATCTGTTCTTCTTTCAAAAAGCGAATGCATCAGCAAATTTGATGGTCTTCGTTCAGATTACTGCAAAGGCGGATTGTTTTTTCCTCAGGAACTATCGGTAGACTCGGCTGAAATGATTGTAAAACTTCACAGGTTCTTACAAGAAAAACTTAAGCTGGAAATTTTCTACAACACGACCATTGTTGAAACCCATGAAAATGATGGAGAATGTATTGCCATTACTGCAGCAGGAATAGCACTGAAGGCTTCAAAAATAATCATCTGCGGCGGACATGAATTTAAAACGTTATATCCCGAAGTTTTTAACGAAAGTGATCTTGAAGTAAGCAAACTGCAGATGCTTCAGACAAAGCCACAGGGAATTTATGCGCTTCAGGGAAATATTCTCACCGGACTTTCCATCAGAAGATATGAAGCCTTTGAAGAATGTCCGTCTTTCAAAAAAATCAAATCACTGGAAGACCCGAATTCCTTTGAGAAAAAATACGGCGTTCATATTTTATTCAAACAGGCTTTGGACGGTTCGGTTATTTTAGGAGATTCTCATGAATATGCAGATGCGAAAAATGCAGATGATCTAGGATTTGATCTGAATATGGAAATTGATGAATTCATGATTAGTGAAGCAAAGAAAATCATAGATCTTCCAACCTATGAAATCCAGAGAAGATGGTTTGGAGTGTATTCCCAGTGCAAAACAAAAGATATTTTCGAGTACAGTCCTTCTCCCAACATTCATATTGTAACGGGAATCGGAGGAAAGGGAATGACGGGAAGCGGAGGCTTTTCAAAATTTAATATAGATAAAATTTACGCATAA
- a CDS encoding HAD-IA family hydrolase: protein MKNIELLVLDMAGTTIDEDNVVYKTLMTAVNDYGYSVSLEKVLLSCAGMEKLEAISSLLKVIGGNEEDAAAIFENFSDQLKTAYQNLEVKPINGVENFLIKMRTQDKKIVLNTGYTSEIALQLLEKLGWKENAHFDALITADDVSESRPSPEMILLAMKKFNIHEPEKVLKAGDSVIDIEEGKNAGCGVTVAVLSGAQSKAELEKSNPDYIFNTISEAERFFY, encoded by the coding sequence ATGAAGAACATAGAATTACTGGTTCTGGATATGGCTGGAACCACCATTGATGAAGATAATGTGGTATATAAAACGTTAATGACTGCCGTGAATGACTACGGATACAGCGTTTCTCTGGAAAAAGTTTTATTAAGCTGCGCCGGAATGGAAAAACTGGAAGCGATCAGCAGTCTGTTAAAAGTAATAGGCGGAAATGAAGAAGACGCAGCTGCCATTTTTGAAAACTTTTCGGATCAGTTAAAAACAGCCTATCAGAATTTGGAGGTAAAACCCATTAACGGCGTTGAAAATTTCCTCATCAAGATGAGAACTCAGGATAAAAAGATTGTTTTAAATACAGGCTATACTTCCGAAATTGCCCTGCAGCTTTTGGAAAAACTGGGCTGGAAAGAAAATGCCCACTTTGATGCTTTAATTACAGCCGATGACGTTTCGGAAAGCCGACCAAGTCCGGAAATGATTCTTCTGGCTATGAAAAAATTTAATATTCATGAACCTGAAAAAGTTTTAAAAGCAGGAGATTCTGTCATTGATATCGAAGAAGGCAAAAATGCAGGCTGTGGAGTTACGGTAGCTGTTCTTTCCGGAGCACAGAGCAAGGCTGAACTTGAAAAATCCAATCCCGATTATATTTTTAACACGATTTCTGAGGCTGAACGATTTTTTTACTAA